In Procambarus clarkii isolate CNS0578487 chromosome 74, FALCON_Pclarkii_2.0, whole genome shotgun sequence, one DNA window encodes the following:
- the LOC123767336 gene encoding transposable element Hobo transposase, which produces MESLISTPYTGNSINDKLSAAGILDTKIENNLSELRRYVREKLRSGVYKLTTDRRGRSKVWEHFRMVLDDQGNLVGYAGCMYCLDVLRHDPHISGTSSLFSHLRSCSAAGALPAHSIVVPEVHVKEEVYEDSRNNEEWDIFTRTADICAEYVAIDMLPYQCLNGHGFRKLAQFLVDCGALHGKFEVESVLPPAATVAKRVCARAGEERRKLRAALRSHLLHGAAAVALHTFKTHASSSIMALTVHYVKDWSIETDFLGVCDFQNDIQRGPREVLRFVGKFGFETTPEKLTLIMSAQESVHDICKDATMIKSFSCMINQSVNQLLTNDRQSTKDIFTNLEKFREIIRLVNKDNAKLSAQLEVDITNGESDWRKTLQLSERICDMRSELLKVTQDKRLLDALSSESEAQMRHLITILKPFQSAIEDMECCQTPTLHKVVPWFLHLRNTCAPDGGDTEVLAALKKSIKHCLDQNEEVNLLHKIAVFFNPRMNSLKILCPEERELVRKEVKRLAQSHIDISEPPKKRPKQESSPLAYLEDKDNEQDDDSTAEREILLYTIMKDYTDSEDLLLWWHKNSSMLPLLAAVAQRVLAVPASATPTSHLTKIAARMKDLGSSWGNEHNMDDLVFLHSRLSQSTNNSDG; this is translated from the coding sequence ATGGAGAGCCTCATATCAACGCCTTACACTGGCAACAGTATCAATGATAAACTATCAGCTGCGGGAATCCTCGATACCAAAATAGAGAACAATCTTTCAGAATTAAGAAGATACGTGCGGGAGAAACTTCGGAGTGGCGTATATAAACTCACCACAGACAGGCGTGGAAGATCTAAAGTATGGGAACACTTTCGCATGGTGTTAGACGATCAGGGCAACTTGGTGGGGTACGCTGGCTGCATGTATTGTCTGGATGTGCTGAGACACGACCCCCACATATCTGGTACTTCGTCGCTGTTCAGTCACCTTCGGTCGTGTTCTGCGGCTGGCGCTCTGCCCGCTCACAGCATAGTCGTTCCTGAAGTGCATGTCAAAGAAGAGGTATATGAAGACTCGAGGAATAACGAGGAATGGGATATATTCACGCGAACTGCTGACATTTGTGCTGAATATGTTGCCATTGATATGTTGCCATACCAGTGCCTGAATGGCCATGGTTTCAGAAAGCTGGCTCAGTTCCTGGTGGACTGTGGAGCGCTTCATGGTAAATTTGAAGTGGAATCTGTGCTTCCTCCAGCGGCTACGGTGGCGAAGCGTGTGTGTGCTCGGGcgggggaagagaggaggaagcTTAGGGCAGCTCTTCGCTCTCATCTGTTACATGGAGCAGCAGCGGTTGCCCTTCACACATTCAAAACCCATGCCTCGTCGTCCATCATGGCATTAACAGTGCATTATGTCAAAGACTGGAGTATTGAGACAGACTTTCTCGGTGTGTGTGATTTTCAAAATGATATCCAGAGAGGACCGAGAGAAGTATTACGCTTCGTAGGGAAATTTGGATTTGAAACTACACCAGAGAAGTTGACGCTGATAATGAgtgcccaggaatctgtacatgaCATTTGCAAAGATGCAACCATGATTAAAAGTTTTTCATGTATGATAAATCAATCTGTCAATCAGCTACTTACAAATGATAGGCAATCTACAAAAGACATTTTTACAAATTTAGAAAAATTCAGAGAGATTATCCGGCTTGTCAACAAGGATAACGCAAAGTTGTCAGCACAGTTGGAAGTGGATATTACTAACGGTGAGTCTGACTGGAGGAAAACCTTGCAATTGTCGGAGAGGATATGTGACATGCGCTCCGAACTGCTGAAGGTGACACAGGACAAGAGACTACTAGATGCTCTAAGCAGCGAGAGCGAGGCACAGATGCGACACCTTATTACCATACTGAAGCCCTTCCAGTCTGCCATTGAAGACATGGAGTGCTGCCAGACGCCCACGCTGCACAAGGTGGTTCCCTGGTTCCTACATCTGCGTAACACATGCGCACCTGACGGTGGCGACACTGAAGTATTAGCGGCACTGAAGAAGTCTATAAAACACTGCCTTGACCAGAATGAAGAGGTCAATTTATTACACAAAATTGCAGTGTTTTTTAACCCGCGCATGAACAGCTTAAAGATACTATGCCCAGAGGAAAGAGAGTTAGTGCGAAAAGAGGTGAAGCGTTTAGCTCAAAGCCACATTGACATCAGCGAACCACCCAAGAAAAGACCTAAACAGGAAAGCAGTCCTCTGGCATACTTGGAAGATAAGGACAACGAACAAGACGATGACAGCACTGCCGAGCGAGAGATCCTCCTATACACTATCATGAAGGACTATACCGACTCTGAGGACCTACTGCTGTGGTGGCATAAGAACTCGAGCATGCTGCCCCTGCTGGCCGCCGTGGCTCAGAGAGTTCTGGCCGTCCCTGCCTCAgctacacccacctcccacctcaCCAAGATCGCTGCCAGGATGAAAGATCTGGGGTCGTCGTGGGGCAACGAACACAACATGGATGACTTAGTGTTTCTACATTCACGCCTTTCACAGTCAACAAATAACTCTG